The genome window TTTGGGTTACGGACAAGTCTGGCCAGCCGGATGAGGTTTGCATGAGACGACAGCCGGAAGGTCTGTATTAGGCTGACCCGGCAGTACTCCGACTCACCTTGATCGAATGGACGAAAGCAAATGAATCAACTCATTCATCCAGACTGCCACCCCTTTACCGCAGCCGGCAACATGAACCAGATCTCAGCTTTTTATGAGGAGGGACGTCGTGTCATGTGGATGATGCTCCGGGCGCAACCACGGCCTTGCTTTAACCATCAACTCATCGACGAAATCATGACCTTGGCGCGCGCCGCCAAGGACTCCGGCCTGCCTATCGATTTCTGGGTCACGGGTTCTCTTGTGCCCCAGATCTATAACGTAGGCGGCGATCTGAACTTTTTTGCCGAAGCCATCCGCACAGGTAAACGTGAAGCCTTGCGGGCCTATGCCCGGGCATGCGTGGATTGCGTGCATGCGGCGTCACGCGGATTCGATACCGGCGCAGTTTCTTTGGCCATGATCGAAGGAACCGCGCTGGGCGGCGGCTTCGAAGCGGCCCTGGCCCACCATTTTGTGCTGGCGCAGAACAACGCCCGCATGGGTTTCCCGGAAATGGCGTTCAACCTGTTCCCGGGCATGGGCGGGTATTCGCTGGTGGCGCGCCGTTCAGGCATGAAGCTGGCCGAGGAATTGATCAGCACTGGCGAGTCGCACACGGCCGAATGGTTTCACGGCAAGGGGCTTGTGGACTCGCTGTTCGAACCGGGCGACGCCTACAAAGCCACGCGCACTTTCATCGACGTCTTGCGGCCCAAGCTCAATGGCATACGCGCCATGCTGCGGGCGCGCCAGCGCGTGCTGAACCTGTCACGGTCCGAACTGATGGACATTACCGAAGACTGGGTCGAAGCCGCATTTTCGATCGACCCGAAAGACCGCGCCTATATGGAACGTCTGGTGATCGCGCAGAACCGGCGCACTGCCGGCAACCCTGACGCCGTGCAGGAAGCCACGATGCACTAACCCGGCCTGGCCCCGGGCCGGCTGCATCAGGCAATCAGATGCAGCCGGCGCCGATTTGCAAGCCAAGTGGTGAACTCGGACGCGGGCATAGGTTTGGCATACAGATAGCCTTGCTTGGCGTCCACTCCCAGCGTGTCCAGGAAGGCGGTTTCCTCGGCGGTTTCCACCCCTTCAGCAATGACCTTCAATTCCAGCGTGCGAGCCACGGCAACAATCGCGCGCGCCAACGCTTGAGACACCGGGTTTTCGTTCACGCCACGCACGAAGCTGGCGTCCAGCTTGATCGCGTCCAGCGGAATACGCGCCAACTGCGAGAGCGACGAGTAACCCGTGCCGAAGTCATCCAGGTGAACGCGCGCGCCCAACTGGCGGAATTGCTTGATCAGGTCGATCGCCGCGCCTTCGTCGTCGATCAGGCAACTTTCCGTCAATTCGATATCCAGCATGCAAGGGTCCAGGCCCGCATCGCCAATGGCGCGCATGAAATCGCTGACCACGCCCTTGTCGTCCAGTTGCCGGGCCGACATATTGACGGCGATACGAATATTCAAGCCATCGCGTTTCCACGCTGCCGCCTGACGCGCCGCCTCACGCATGACCCACACGCCCAGCGGCGCGATCAGACCAGATTCCTCGGCGTAGGGGATGAATATGCTGGGGCAGACCAAACCGCGTTCCGGTGAGCGCCAGCGCAACAAGGCTTCAACGCTATCGACTTCACCCGTGCGCCCAGCCAGCTTGGGCTGGTAGTACAACATCAGGTGGTTCTCGGCCAAAGCCTTGCGCAGGTTCGTATCCAGCCACACATAGTCCGCGTTGCGGCGGTCCATTTCGGGCTGGAACACGCGGTAGGTATGGCGCCCTGCTTCTTTGGCCACATACATGGCGATATCAGCGCTGCGCACCACGCTGTCCAGGTCCGCGCCGTGATCGGGGTACATGGCAATGCCGATCGAGCAACTGGTGTAGACCTCGATCAGCCCTTGGCGGAAGGGTTCGCGCAAACGCTCGATAATGCGTTCGGCTGTGGCTTCCAGCTCCCAAGCCTGCGCCTGTTCCTGCAAGACGATGAACTCATCACCGCCCAGCCGGGCCAGGGTCTGGCCTTCGGACAGGCAGGTGGAAATCGCCACCGACACCGCCTTGAGCAGGCGGTCGCCAAAACCATGGCCGTAGTGATCATTAATGCGCTTGAAGTTGTCCAGGTCCAGGAACAACACGCCACCCTTACCTTCAAGCCCCGCCGCCAGCGCCCCTTTCAGCCGCGTCGTGATGGCGTGGCGGTTGGGCAGGTTGGTCAGGGTGTCGGTGTTGGCCAGCACACGCAAACGCTCCTGCGCCTGGCGCTCTTCGGTGATGTCCGTACCCGAGCAGATTAGGTAGACACGTTTCTCACCGCTGCCGCTCGTCACAAACTTATTGCGGAACAAGAACAGCCGGCGGCCCTTGACCGTGTTGATGGTGCGCTCAACTTCGTAGGACTGGCCGCGTTTATAGAACTCGGCAATATTGCGCCGCGACGCAATGGCCTCTTCGCGCGTCATGAACATCTCGAACACGCTGCGGCCCACGATGTCCTGCTCGCGCTTGCCGGTGTATTCCTCGCTCAGCTTGTTAAAGCGCTGAACGCGGCCGTTCTGGTCGACGATGACGATGACGGAATTGGCTTCTGACACCACGGTCTCGGCAAACGACAGGCCTTCAACCAGGTCTTTGGCAACGGACTCGGTGTCGGAATGCGCCGATGCGGTGCCAGCCCATTCGTTCGGATTAATCTTGCGGCCAACCAAATGCAGGCGCAGCATATCCCCATGCAGCGCGATATCGATGCGGACGCTTGACGTAATGCCCGTCAGGGATCGGATGGTGTCCGCCTGATCCGGGCGCAGCGCCGTGGCGACGTTGGTAGCGCCCTTGACTGCGGAAAGCTCGAAGGCGTCGCTGTCGGCTGACAGACGCCAATAAGGACTATGTGTACCGAAATGCGTGTGCAGGATCGCTTTTTCGTCCTGATTCTCAGTCATTGTGGTATCCCCCCACTGTCCTAGGCCGGACCGAAAACAACATTACGGCCTAGTAGGAATCGGGTCAACCACTATGTGCAGCGCCACATTCCGTGTATTGCAGATTATTGCAACGGCTATGAGGCTAGCGGCAAAAACCTAGGCTTTGCCGATACTAATAATGCGTGCACCGGGGTTCTTGCGCATCCCTTGTTGCGACGGATTGCGCGGCAGCGCACAAAAGAAATCGCCGGAGATTCCAATAAGGAAACTCCGGCGTGTCGCATAAACAGCGCAGGCAGGGATTAATCCGTTCGATTAATCGCCCTTTACGCCTGCTTCGTCAATCACCTTGGTCCAGCGCGCCAATTCGGCAGACACGCGGGCGCTGGCGTCAGCCGGCGTCGTCCAGGTGGCGATGGCGCCCTGGTTCAGCAAGGAAGCCTGCACTTGCGGCTTGGCCATGATCTTTTTCAGTTCGCTATTCAGGCGATCAATCACCGGGGCCGGCGTATTGGCAGGCGCCACAATGCCGAACATCGAGCTGACTTCAAAGTCCTTCAGACCCGCTTCGGCTGCCGTGGGCACATCCGGCAGCGCATCCACACGCTGGGGCGAAGTCACCGCCAGCGCGCGCAGCTTGCCCGACTTGATATTGCCTTGCGAGGCCGGCACGGTTTCGATCATGCTCAACACTTGGCCGCCCATCAGGTCGGTCATGGCGGGGCCGCTGCCCTTATAGGGCACGTGCAGAATATCGACGCCAGCCATGCGCTTGAACATTTCACCCGCCAGATGCTGGGGCGAACCGTTGCCAGCCGAGGCCATGGTCATATAACCAGGCTTGGACTTGGCCAGCGCGATGAATTCAGCCAGCGTCTTGGCTTGCACCGTCGGGTTCACAACGAATACCAGCGGCACCGTACCCACGATGGAGACCGGAGCAAAGCTCTTTTCCACGTCATACGTCACGCGGCCACGGTACAGCGCGGCGTTGATGGAATGGCTGGTCAGCGCGCCCATCAGCAAGGTGTAGCCGTCCGGTTGCGCCTTGGCGACTTGGTCGGCGCCGATATTACCGGCAGCGCCAGCGCGGTTTTC of Achromobacter seleniivolatilans contains these proteins:
- the pdeR gene encoding cyclic di-GMP phosphodiesterase, which gives rise to MTENQDEKAILHTHFGTHSPYWRLSADSDAFELSAVKGATNVATALRPDQADTIRSLTGITSSVRIDIALHGDMLRLHLVGRKINPNEWAGTASAHSDTESVAKDLVEGLSFAETVVSEANSVIVIVDQNGRVQRFNKLSEEYTGKREQDIVGRSVFEMFMTREEAIASRRNIAEFYKRGQSYEVERTINTVKGRRLFLFRNKFVTSGSGEKRVYLICSGTDITEERQAQERLRVLANTDTLTNLPNRHAITTRLKGALAAGLEGKGGVLFLDLDNFKRINDHYGHGFGDRLLKAVSVAISTCLSEGQTLARLGGDEFIVLQEQAQAWELEATAERIIERLREPFRQGLIEVYTSCSIGIAMYPDHGADLDSVVRSADIAMYVAKEAGRHTYRVFQPEMDRRNADYVWLDTNLRKALAENHLMLYYQPKLAGRTGEVDSVEALLRWRSPERGLVCPSIFIPYAEESGLIAPLGVWVMREAARQAAAWKRDGLNIRIAVNMSARQLDDKGVVSDFMRAIGDAGLDPCMLDIELTESCLIDDEGAAIDLIKQFRQLGARVHLDDFGTGYSSLSQLARIPLDAIKLDASFVRGVNENPVSQALARAIVAVARTLELKVIAEGVETAEETAFLDTLGVDAKQGYLYAKPMPASEFTTWLANRRRLHLIA
- a CDS encoding crotonase/enoyl-CoA hydratase family protein, whose translation is MNQLIHPDCHPFTAAGNMNQISAFYEEGRRVMWMMLRAQPRPCFNHQLIDEIMTLARAAKDSGLPIDFWVTGSLVPQIYNVGGDLNFFAEAIRTGKREALRAYARACVDCVHAASRGFDTGAVSLAMIEGTALGGGFEAALAHHFVLAQNNARMGFPEMAFNLFPGMGGYSLVARRSGMKLAEELISTGESHTAEWFHGKGLVDSLFEPGDAYKATRTFIDVLRPKLNGIRAMLRARQRVLNLSRSELMDITEDWVEAAFSIDPKDRAYMERLVIAQNRRTAGNPDAVQEATMH
- a CDS encoding Bug family tripartite tricarboxylate transporter substrate binding protein, translating into MSDLRLRPRRAVLLSLLALCAGVSAPAMSADAYPDKPIRLIVPYPPGGATDVIGRVLAQELTGALGQSVIVENRAGAAGNIGADQVAKAQPDGYTLLMGALTSHSINAALYRGRVTYDVEKSFAPVSIVGTVPLVFVVNPTVQAKTLAEFIALAKSKPGYMTMASAGNGSPQHLAGEMFKRMAGVDILHVPYKGSGPAMTDLMGGQVLSMIETVPASQGNIKSGKLRALAVTSPQRVDALPDVPTAAEAGLKDFEVSSMFGIVAPANTPAPVIDRLNSELKKIMAKPQVQASLLNQGAIATWTTPADASARVSAELARWTKVIDEAGVKGD